From a region of the Lactuca sativa cultivar Salinas chromosome 4, Lsat_Salinas_v11, whole genome shotgun sequence genome:
- the LOC111917445 gene encoding inactive protein kinase SELMODRAFT_444075 isoform X2, whose product MNDSSMFPPINEAAAEKSRRNLPENVIVAVKAEEKVVSKAALGWALTHVVHPGDCVILLAVYPGVKSSRKSWSWRRLSGDCRNSVDCVNLNLPDRICQISESCSRMVLQFQNQFEVMVQIKVVPAFPSGAVAAQAKYNAASWVILDKKLKQELKHCMDELQCNIVVMKGSEPKVLRLNLGHSDDLQTPYFSTVSSPSVDPETLLGHGINHSTPVSSPEETSVFSPQSSTKNLFLIYKQNPLFETLIKSKLKKPNNQNDKLIPIDSCSEKIITLSLIPRHYDEDSYNSGIREVVSLGKTSSLPPPLCSLCQHQAPAMVKPLRQFYYSELQESTDGFSESSFVAEGEMWVVHRGVLKDGLVVAVKRSKLYGSDNDVEFCKEVRVLSCAQHKNVVLLVGFCIEGNRRLLVYEYVCNGSLDIHLHENKKTHLDWASRLKIAIGTATGLRYLHEDCRVGCIVHRDMRPKNILLTHDYEPLVADFGLVSLHTEQDTFDEERVIGTSGYLAPEYFNGEPITEKVDIYAFGLVLLELITGIRISELQCYKVLKVLEGDTRSHLVLDMNLAGNRSGHMQKAVIFNEKIDNMGHYRRLSY is encoded by the exons ATGAACGATTCTTCGATGTTCCCGCCAATAAATGAAGCGGCAGCTGAAAAATCACGCCGTAACTTACCGGAGAACGTGATTGTCGCCGTGAAGGCGGAGGAGAAGGTCGTCTCAAAAGCAGCTTTGGGTTGGGCTCTTACGCATGTTGTTCATCCCGGCGATTGTGTTATCTTGCTTGCAGTATATCCCGGTGTCAAATCAA GTCGGAAATCATGGAGCTGGCGGCGGTTGAGTGGAGATTGCCGGAACAGTGTCGACTGTGTTAATCTTAATCTACCTGATCGGATATGTCAAATCTCAGAATCATGTTCAAGAATGGTGCTCCAATTTCAAAATCAATTCGAG GTAATGGTGCAAATCAAGGTCGTGCCAGCTTTTCCTTCGGGAGCTGTGGCAGCTCAAGCAAAGTACAATGCCGCCAGTTGGGTCATACTGGATAA GAAACTAAAACAAGAACTTAAACACTGTATGGATGAATTACAATGCAACATCGTAGTAATGAAAGGGTCCGAACCAAAAGTCCTTAGACTCAATTTAGGCCACTCAGATGACCTACAAACCCCGTATTTTTCAACAGTTTCATCACCAAGTGTCGACCCTGAAACACTCTTAGGCCATGGAATAAATCATTCTACTCCCGTCAGTAGTCCAGAAGAAACCTCCGTTTTTTCTCCACAATCATCTACCAAAAACCTTTTCCTTATCTACAAACAAAACCCACTTTTCGAAACCCTAATCAAATCAAAACTCAAAAAACCCAACAACCAAAACGACAAACTTATCCCAATCGACTCTTGTAgtgaaaaaatcataactctgtCTCTCATACCAAGACATTACGATGAAGATAGTTATAATTCGGGAATAAGAGAAGTGGTTTCTTTAGGTAAAACGTCATCACTACCACCTCCACTGTGTTCCCTTTGTCAACACCAAGCTCCTGCCATGGTCAAACCTTTGCGACAGTTTTACTATAGTGAGCTTCAAGAATCCACAGATGGGTTTTCTGAATCAAGCTTTGTGGCAGAAGGTGAAATGTGGGTTGTTCATCGAGGGGTGTTAAAAGATGGGTTAGTGGTTGCGGTCAAACGGTCAAAGCTTTATGGGTCTGATAATGATGTTGAATTTTGTAAGGAGGTGAGAGTGTTGAGTTGTgcacaacataaaaatgttgtgtTGTTGGTTGGGTTTTGCATTGAAGGGAATCGAAGGTTGTTAGTTTATGAGTATGTGTGCAATGGCTCCCTTGACATCCATTTACATG AGAACAAGAAAACACATTTAGATTGGGCATCACGTTTGAAAATAGCAATTGGAACAGCAACAGGATTACGTTATCTTCATGAAGATTGCAGAGTGGGGTGTATAGTTCACAGAGACATGCGTCCTAAAAACATCCTTTTAACTCATGATTATGAACCTTTG GTTGCCgactttgggctcgttagcttgCACACTGAACAAGACACATTCGATGAAGAACGAGTCATTGGAACTTCAGg GTATCTAGCACCAGAATACTTTAATGGAGAACCAATAACAGAAAAAGTTGATATATACGCATTTGGATTAGTATTACTAGAGCTAATCACGGGTATAAGAATAAGTGAACTACAATGTTACAAG GTACTTAAAGTGTTGGAGGGAGACACAAGGAGTCATTTGGTTCTAGACATGAACTTAGCTGGAAACAGAAGTGGGCACATGCAAAAAGCTGTCATTTTCAATGAGAAAATTGACAACATGGGGCACTATCGGAGACTGTCCTACTGA
- the LOC111917445 gene encoding inactive protein kinase SELMODRAFT_444075 isoform X1 produces MNDSSMFPPINEAAAEKSRRNLPENVIVAVKAEEKVVSKAALGWALTHVVHPGDCVILLAVYPGVKSSRKSWSWRRLSGDCRNSVDCVNLNLPDRICQISESCSRMVLQFQNQFEVMVQIKVVPAFPSGAVAAQAKYNAASWVILDKKLKQELKHCMDELQCNIVVMKGSEPKVLRLNLGHSDDLQTPYFSTVSSPSVDPETLLGHGINHSTPVSSPEETSVFSPQSSTKNLFLIYKQNPLFETLIKSKLKKPNNQNDKLIPIDSCSEKIITLSLIPRHYDEDSYNSGIREVVSLGKTSSLPPPLCSLCQHQAPAMVKPLRQFYYSELQESTDGFSESSFVAEGEMWVVHRGVLKDGLVVAVKRSKLYGSDNDVEFCKEVRVLSCAQHKNVVLLVGFCIEGNRRLLVYEYVCNGSLDIHLHENKKTHLDWASRLKIAIGTATGLRYLHEDCRVGCIVHRDMRPKNILLTHDYEPLVADFGLVSLHTEQDTFDEERVIGTSGYLAPEYFNGEPITEKVDIYAFGLVLLELITGIRISELQCYKARDFWHDIYASQEMEFVHLLAYKHKLVDTRLGSYQPSNFPLELHAIGHAASLCLQKNPESRPPMSKVLKVLEGDTRSHLVLDMNLAGNRSGHMQKAVIFNEKIDNMGHYRRLSY; encoded by the exons ATGAACGATTCTTCGATGTTCCCGCCAATAAATGAAGCGGCAGCTGAAAAATCACGCCGTAACTTACCGGAGAACGTGATTGTCGCCGTGAAGGCGGAGGAGAAGGTCGTCTCAAAAGCAGCTTTGGGTTGGGCTCTTACGCATGTTGTTCATCCCGGCGATTGTGTTATCTTGCTTGCAGTATATCCCGGTGTCAAATCAA GTCGGAAATCATGGAGCTGGCGGCGGTTGAGTGGAGATTGCCGGAACAGTGTCGACTGTGTTAATCTTAATCTACCTGATCGGATATGTCAAATCTCAGAATCATGTTCAAGAATGGTGCTCCAATTTCAAAATCAATTCGAG GTAATGGTGCAAATCAAGGTCGTGCCAGCTTTTCCTTCGGGAGCTGTGGCAGCTCAAGCAAAGTACAATGCCGCCAGTTGGGTCATACTGGATAA GAAACTAAAACAAGAACTTAAACACTGTATGGATGAATTACAATGCAACATCGTAGTAATGAAAGGGTCCGAACCAAAAGTCCTTAGACTCAATTTAGGCCACTCAGATGACCTACAAACCCCGTATTTTTCAACAGTTTCATCACCAAGTGTCGACCCTGAAACACTCTTAGGCCATGGAATAAATCATTCTACTCCCGTCAGTAGTCCAGAAGAAACCTCCGTTTTTTCTCCACAATCATCTACCAAAAACCTTTTCCTTATCTACAAACAAAACCCACTTTTCGAAACCCTAATCAAATCAAAACTCAAAAAACCCAACAACCAAAACGACAAACTTATCCCAATCGACTCTTGTAgtgaaaaaatcataactctgtCTCTCATACCAAGACATTACGATGAAGATAGTTATAATTCGGGAATAAGAGAAGTGGTTTCTTTAGGTAAAACGTCATCACTACCACCTCCACTGTGTTCCCTTTGTCAACACCAAGCTCCTGCCATGGTCAAACCTTTGCGACAGTTTTACTATAGTGAGCTTCAAGAATCCACAGATGGGTTTTCTGAATCAAGCTTTGTGGCAGAAGGTGAAATGTGGGTTGTTCATCGAGGGGTGTTAAAAGATGGGTTAGTGGTTGCGGTCAAACGGTCAAAGCTTTATGGGTCTGATAATGATGTTGAATTTTGTAAGGAGGTGAGAGTGTTGAGTTGTgcacaacataaaaatgttgtgtTGTTGGTTGGGTTTTGCATTGAAGGGAATCGAAGGTTGTTAGTTTATGAGTATGTGTGCAATGGCTCCCTTGACATCCATTTACATG AGAACAAGAAAACACATTTAGATTGGGCATCACGTTTGAAAATAGCAATTGGAACAGCAACAGGATTACGTTATCTTCATGAAGATTGCAGAGTGGGGTGTATAGTTCACAGAGACATGCGTCCTAAAAACATCCTTTTAACTCATGATTATGAACCTTTG GTTGCCgactttgggctcgttagcttgCACACTGAACAAGACACATTCGATGAAGAACGAGTCATTGGAACTTCAGg GTATCTAGCACCAGAATACTTTAATGGAGAACCAATAACAGAAAAAGTTGATATATACGCATTTGGATTAGTATTACTAGAGCTAATCACGGGTATAAGAATAAGTGAACTACAATGTTACAAGGCACGTGATTTTTGGCATGATATTTATGCGTCACAAGAAATGGAATTTGTACATCTTTTAGCGTATAAGCATAAATTGGTTGACACGCGTTTAGGCTCTTATCAACCTTCAAATTTTCCACTTGAATTGCACGCTATTGGTCATGCTGCCTCCTTGTGTCTTCAAAAAAATCCAGAATCTAGACCCCCTATgtcaaag GTACTTAAAGTGTTGGAGGGAGACACAAGGAGTCATTTGGTTCTAGACATGAACTTAGCTGGAAACAGAAGTGGGCACATGCAAAAAGCTGTCATTTTCAATGAGAAAATTGACAACATGGGGCACTATCGGAGACTGTCCTACTGA